From Senegalia massiliensis, a single genomic window includes:
- a CDS encoding glycerol-3-phosphate responsive antiterminator, with protein sequence MSSLFFDNINNNPVIAAVNDAENLKKAIRSPSNIIFLLTGNIFNLSSMVEEIKKNDMEVYIHIDLIEGFSRDTVALDYINNNIKPDGIITTKSNLVKYAKNIGLFAIQRLFLIDSLSLDTGIKAIKSIRPNAVEILPGVMPKITKIIHEKTNIPIITGGLILDKTDVINSLKSGAIGISTSKEEIWYL encoded by the coding sequence TTGAGTTCTTTGTTTTTTGATAATATTAATAATAATCCAGTAATTGCAGCAGTTAATGATGCTGAAAATTTAAAAAAGGCAATACGATCACCTTCAAATATAATATTTTTACTTACAGGTAATATATTTAATCTTAGCTCAATGGTAGAAGAAATAAAGAAAAATGATATGGAAGTATATATTCATATTGATTTGATAGAAGGGTTTTCTAGAGATACTGTAGCTCTTGATTATATAAATAATAATATAAAACCTGATGGTATAATAACTACTAAAAGTAATTTAGTTAAATATGCTAAAAACATTGGATTATTTGCTATTCAAAGATTATTTTTAATAGATTCATTATCATTAGATACAGGAATAAAAGCTATAAAATCAATAAGGCCAAATGCTGTAGAAATACTTCCTGGAGTCATGCCTAAAATAACTAAAATAATTCATGAAAAAACTAATATACCTATAATTACAGGAGGGCTAATATTAGATAAAACAGATGTTATTAATAGTTTAAAGTCAGGGGCTATTG